DNA from Clupea harengus chromosome 2, Ch_v2.0.2, whole genome shotgun sequence:
tggaggGGAGGGATCAAACCAGTTACCCTTGAATGCCCAGTTTGAAGTGGAGGGCTCTTTACATGACCAAATTATATCTGATGTGAGCGCCTGGCTACCCTGGCTATGAGACCCCAGCCGTGGTAAATGCAATCACTGAAGCCTCCTCAAACAGGAAAGGTTAGAGCGGCGCTGAACTGTGTATAACATCCCGGGCCTGAGCGGAATGCCTAATGTGGGAGCAGACACCTCCTGGCTACCTGATGTCACCACTGCCGTTCTTACTCACAACTGTTACTATAAAAAAATAACGTGGGTGACCTTAGATTCTTTCACCGAAAAGCGAATAAATATACCAACAGATAATTAaataagtaaaagtaaacaaatcGGAAGAGAAACAAGTGCGTCAGTTTGGCTCAGCGTGGATTTAGGTCTCTGAGGGAAGCAGGCATCTTTCTTAAAGCAAAACATTAAAAATTAATAGACAATTAAATGCAGGCTTTTAAATTAATTGGACTTGACTATTGTGGCAGTCTCCTGTGTGCAGCTAAGGTGTTTTAAAGGGAAAGTTTGAGTATATAAATCAATTTTTGAATTATTAATGGGAAGTCATTTAGATTACATGGCTGGATTAATGTGAGCATTTGCGCAATGATGGCTGCCTGATCGATACATTTCATTTGGCCCCCTTGAGAAGTATCCGCTGTCACGTACAGGAACTGCCAGAGACTGTGGGGAGACAACGAATGGCATCAATCCGAAATTCAAATCACAAGTTCTTCTGGACCAGGAAGCAAATGCAAATCAGTATCACTGAGTTTTATCTAAAATAAATAGGACAATTTCATGCAGTTTAGCAAAGCCCATCCTAAGCTACTTTTCATTTGCACAGAAAATGGGTTTGATGAAGCATAACATTGGTGTGCAAACACCTTTATTACCTTCACCAGTCTTGAAGAGATTTTTAATCTTTCGCGGTCTATCCCTGAATGCCTGATGCACAGAGATACCCAGACTTCATAATGCAAGGTTGTTAAGTGGAGAAAAGGATTCCTAGTTTCAAAGAGGATTATTATTCATATTGTGATGTTGCTTTGACAAGAAGTATACTCTCTCGGCAGTCTACTtgcatagatacacacagatatgccaACTGAaagccttcctctcctctctctttctctctctctctccctttctctattaCTCACTCTTtgtgtctcattctctcctacattatctttccatctcttttttcattctctgtttctttctttcctctctctctcttctactcaCGTCTCatcccatcttctctctccccccctcctctctgcagaGACTCAAGGAGCTGAAACAGAGGGAGTTCGCTCGCAATGTGGCCTCCAAATCCAGGAAGGACGAGCGGAAGCAGGAGCGGGCTCTGCGCCGCCTGCACGAGCTGGCAGAGCAGCGGCGGGAGGTTCACTGGTGGGTGGAAGCCTCCTGCCTTATTCATAAAAAGCATGACATCTGTGcctcacgcacacatgcacacacacggctgcTGTTGCCGTTGTCGCTCATTCACCAGCTAATAGCGTTGATTGAGAGACACTGCTGGTGAATGCTATGAGCTGTTTTAGCTGTGTTGACTTCCTCCCTTTGAGAAGGGATGTGGAAGTATGTTCGGAGCATATGCTGATGTTTGTTTGCGTTTTGTCTTTCATCttttctcccgctctctgtctctcgctctcattcactctctcttctctctctttctctgtcgtcTCTCTGTAGTGCCCCAGGGAGCGGCCCCAAGTTTAAATCCACCACAGTGGCGGTGGAGGCAGGTCTGAGGGACCCCTGCGGTGATGGATCCCCCGAGGAGGTGCAGGGACTTGCTGCGCTGGAGGCAGGGAGCCAGACatacaacagcagcagcagcagcagcaacacttCAGGCCTGGCAGCCAGCAGCAACCATGGCAAGCAGCTGCCATGGCCTCACACAGGCAAGCAGAAGAAGCCACCAGGCAGCCGGCGCAAGAtcgccttctccttctccttcccgaAGAGGGCCTCTCTAAAGCTGGAGTCGTCAGCGGCAGTTTTCTGCGAGGGCACGGAGGAGGGATCGATGGAGCGGATCCGCAGACAAAGGCTCCGGGCGCCCCTCGTCGAGCTCGACCTACCCGGATCCCTCGGGGACACGGCAGCCGGCAAGGCGCTAAATTGCGACGAGACGATTTACTGCATTGGCACACAGCAGGCCCGGTTTGCTCCGAAGAGCGGCAGCGTGGAGAGCGAGGGGTCATCTGATACGCTAGCGGGCCAAGACAACCCCAGATCCACTTCTGATTTGTGCGCTCTGCTGGTGTATTCGGAGGACGTGGCCAGCAGCCCTTCCATTTCCCAGATAGCCGGCTCCCCTTTCGCTCTCAACAGCGTGGACATCGCGCTGGACTCAGAGGACTCCGTGAATGAGAGCCTCAAAAGCTGCAATGCTAATGGGGGAGAGGAACTCAAAGAGCAACCCGCCACCGAGGAACCCGTGTCGGAGGACAGCAGCCCTTTGAGTCAGAACTCCTCGGACATGTGCAGTGAGGCTGACTCCTCGCACACAGGTCACATAACAGAAGAGAGCCAGCCTCTAAAGACCCCTTTCACAAAGCCAAGTCAGCCTTTTTTCTCCGTGCGGAGCAGAGACGGTAATACCATTTTCCAGTGGCCGTCGGAGATGCTAACCTTCACAAAAACTGCCCCGCCCTTGTCGTACAGTTGCAACCCGCTCCATTTTGATTTCAAGGGGTCACACAATCGAGCACCCAGTGACCCAAGGCAGGATGCCGAGACCAAGATAGATGAGGAGTCCTCCATCAGCTCGGCCTCGGTAAGCCCTGGGAAATCCATAAGTGCAGACAAGCATGTTGAAGAGGGCACGTTCAGTCTGGACCACAGTCCCACTGGAGACGGCGACACGAAATCAAGGAAGTGCCATCAGCACAGCAGTGACACAGAGAGCTGCCTCGGACTAAAAATACACGAAACATGCAAGCACTCGAAAGAACGATCTCACAGCCAAAAGCGAATGGAGGAAAAACTGCGGGTCAGGGACAGACGGCATTACCGAAGTCACAACAGAAAGAAGAGgcgaagaaggaggaggaagaggagggtgcgTCACCACAAGGCCGAAGGGGCCAGCGAAAGTGATGCCGAGAAGTGCAGGAGATTCCAGAGGCACGTAGAGTGTTGGGAGGAAGCGCCTGATAGCCAATTTCGAGCCAGCACTTCAGCGCAAGTGCAGCAGCCATTAGAGAAGTCAAAGCAATCAGCTCCGAATCAGGCCGAGGACAGCTGCAGCGGGGCTCCTGCAGCCGAGAGGCTGCGAGCCAGGAGGCAGGAAGCAATGGGGGGCATAAACGGCCCAGCGGGTGTCCTGACTCTCTCTGATAAGGGCCGGGAGGACGGCAAAAAGGTGGCGGCAGGAGGCGGTATGAGCAGCCCTGGCTTTCCATCTGCCCGCCTGACATGCTTGATGGGGTGTGGGTTGTGTCGACTCGACATGCCCCAGCCCCAGATCTCCGGCTTCAAAAGTCATGACGAGCTGCCTCTTCACACTGGAGACGGCAGCATCAAAGCCCTGCGGCAGAACCAGCGACTGAAGAGGAAGCGCAGTGCCTCTCTGAATGACGTGGATGCCGTGTGCTCGGATCAGGTGACGTGCGCCCGTCTCCGAGCGCCGGGCAGACAGCTGAATGAGCGGGGGCATCAGAGCTCGTCTGGCGAGGAGTCTGCATGTTGCGAACACGGAAGATGccggaagagaagaaaaattgTCTGCGACGTGAATCAGTCTCCTGACCCTGCTTGTAAGGTGCCCGTTGTTAAAAGCCATGTTCTGACTGACCAAAGCATGAGCGATGTGGACCCAAGCGTGAAAAGCCCGGTTCTAAAAGGAGTGTGTGACGGCGGCAGCATTGGCTCAGACAAAAGCTCATGTACTATTGATGATCAAAAGAGCCCTGTCGCTGACGCTCAGGCCGAGAGCTCCATTATCCCTGACCCAGGTCAGCTTGTGGCAGATAGCGACCGGCAGATGGGGAGCCCATCTCGCCCTCAAATCAATGAGCAGCACGGTCCTgacaacccccctccctcccagtcAGCGGAGCGGAGAGATCCGAGTTCCACGGAAGCCACGGGAGACACAAGCGACAGCGGTGACACTCTCACCGCCATATCTCGACACGCCGACTCGGTGGCGGAAGATCACTCTAACAAGCCGGCGGCTGCGGCGGCCCAGGTCTGTTtggcgagcaggagagagagggggagagagacaatgctGGCGAGGTTTGAAAAGGCCGGCCTGGACAAATCGTGTCAGCACAGCAGCCCTACAGCTCAGCCCCCGAGGTTTCTCCTGTCTGTCGGAAGGACCGAGGAGGAGAAGGCTGGCAGAGAGAGCTACCGGAccaccagcagctgcagcagtcCTTTCAgcggtcctcctcctcctcctccccctcctcagctGTCATGCTTCCAGCACCCGTCCGACAGTATGGAGAGGCACTGCCTCCTGCAGATCCAAACGAACAGACAGGTgctccatcaccaccaccaccaccagcagcagcagcaccatcaccaccaccaccaccagcaccagcagcagcagcaccaccaccaccatcagcagCAGGTGTTTCAGGCGACCAAGCTTAAGGCTCTGCTGCCTCAGCCCCAGCCGCTCCCGGTGTCTTCGCCTGTCCACCTACACCGGGTCCACCTGCCCTCACCTGTGCCCTCCGGCTCCATCACCATCCGCCACACCATCcttcagcaccaccaccaccacgccaccttcctgcccgcagccccacat
Protein-coding regions in this window:
- the znf804a gene encoding zinc finger protein 804A — encoded protein: MACYYIVISSTHLSNGHFRNIKGVFRGPLSKNGNKNLDYAEKEKTLAKALEDLKANFYCELCDKQYYKHQEFDNHINSYDHAHKQRLKELKQREFARNVASKSRKDERKQERALRRLHELAEQRREVHCAPGSGPKFKSTTVAVEAGLRDPCGDGSPEEVQGLAALEAGSQTYNSSSSSSNTSGLAASSNHGKQLPWPHTGKQKKPPGSRRKIAFSFSFPKRASLKLESSAAVFCEGTEEGSMERIRRQRLRAPLVELDLPGSLGDTAAGKALNCDETIYCIGTQQARFAPKSGSVESEGSSDTLAGQDNPRSTSDLCALLVYSEDVASSPSISQIAGSPFALNSVDIALDSEDSVNESLKSCNANGGEELKEQPATEEPVSEDSSPLSQNSSDMCSEADSSHTGHITEESQPLKTPFTKPSQPFFSVRSRDGNTIFQWPSEMLTFTKTAPPLSYSCNPLHFDFKGSHNRAPSDPRQDAETKIDEESSISSASVSPGKSISADKHVEEGTFSLDHSPTGDGDTKSRKCHQHSSDTESCLGLKIHETCKHSKERSHSQKRMEEKLRVRDRRHYRSHNRKKRRRRRRKRRVRHHKAEGASESDAEKCRRFQRHVECWEEAPDSQFRASTSAQVQQPLEKSKQSAPNQAEDSCSGAPAAERLRARRQEAMGGINGPAGVLTLSDKGREDGKKVAAGGGMSSPGFPSARLTCLMGCGLCRLDMPQPQISGFKSHDELPLHTGDGSIKALRQNQRLKRKRSASLNDVDAVCSDQVTCARLRAPGRQLNERGHQSSSGEESACCEHGRCRKRRKIVCDVNQSPDPACKVPVVKSHVLTDQSMSDVDPSVKSPVLKGVCDGGSIGSDKSSCTIDDQKSPVADAQAESSIIPDPGQLVADSDRQMGSPSRPQINEQHGPDNPPPSQSAERRDPSSTEATGDTSDSGDTLTAISRHADSVAEDHSNKPAAAAAQVCLASRRERGRETMLARFEKAGLDKSCQHSSPTAQPPRFLLSVGRTEEEKAGRESYRTTSSCSSPFSGPPPPPPPPQLSCFQHPSDSMERHCLLQIQTNRQVLHHHHHHQQQQHHHHHHHQHQQQQHHHHHQQQVFQATKLKALLPQPQPLPVSSPVHLHRVHLPSPVPSGSITIRHTILQHHHHHATFLPAAPHHHHHQPPPPLPPPPPPPPPQLFPQVLPVTRLSLGAEMCPPGAPAFMTPSQVSVVAPPNCHPMTVTFHTIPRPAMFPQMLPPHPTVIPLQPLF